The Silurus meridionalis isolate SWU-2019-XX chromosome 26, ASM1480568v1, whole genome shotgun sequence region GTTTGGCTCTGGGTTTCTCCTGGAATCTGGTAGATGATGCAACAAGTTgatttgcattatatatatatatatatatatatatatatatatatatatatatatatatatatatatatattttcatcaCTGCCTGTGAAATACCAAATTAGAGTAAAAGGGAGCATCAGTTAGAATCTAAAAACAAGAGAATAAAGATTTTTTAGAATAGTGTATAATAGAgtagttttgttttcttttttggggggggaatAAAAAGGCATTGTTTGTCGTGCCGACGTAAAGTTGTATGCATTTGGAAAATGGTATACTTGCTATCAGAAACGCAGACTGTGGGAGTGAAAAGAATGCAAGGAAGTAAGAGGAATGCGGAGAAGAATGTAGAAGGATGGTCATTGAATAggagtggtgattagtgattggccAGGAGGAAAGagtggtgtttatttattggTCAGGGGTAACAGTGGTTATTATTGATTGGTCACAGGGGACATTAGTGATCTAGGAATGGTCATGGGGAAACAGCATTGATTGTTTGGTCAGAATGTAGAAGTGGTGATCATGGTTTGGTCATGGGTGTAGTAGTAGTGATTAAGCATTAGTCGATGGGAAACAGTAGTAATTAGTGATTGGCCAGGCTGAAGTAGTGGTAATTAAGGATTGGTCTCAGGGGAAACAGTATTGATTAGATATTGGTTAAGAGGAAGCATTATGGTGATTATGAATTGGTCTGGAGGAACAGTGGTTATTAAGTATTGGTCCCTGGGAATGATTGGCGATAAGGGATTGGTCAGGAGGAAGTAGTGGGGATCATCAGTAGGTCAGGGATTGGCCAGGGGTTAACAGTGGTGATTAAAGATTGGTCAGAGGTAACTGTAGTGATCAGGGATTCTGTTTTCAGTATAAATTGAAAGAGCGAGTGGTACTGAGCCAAACAAGGGTAGGTAGAGGTAGAAATGTGATGCACAATGCTGAAAAGCTCCAACACATCATTAACTGTACATATTCCTCTTCTCATTTCCTCTcccattattatttatatagatgGCGTGTGGAGACATGCACAAGTCAAACCCAGATGAGTATCCATACTCCAGATGTATGGCTgaaatggagaaagaaagggagtCGTATCTAAGCCCTACAGAAAACCCATCCACACTTTGTGTCTCATCGGGACTCCAATCAGAACAGCAAGGCTATGATGTTGAGTTTGACCCCCCACTAGAGAGCAAATATGAGTGTCCCATTTGCCTAATGGGTCTAAGGTCAGCTGTTCAGACACCATGTGGCCATCGCTTCTGCAACAGCTGTATTAAAAAATCCATCAGGTGAtctctttttttgttgctgttgttttgtgtgtgtgtgtgtgtgtgtgtgtgtgtgtgtgtgtgtgtgtgtgtgtgtgtgtgtgtgtgtgtatgtgtgtgtgtgtgtatatatatatatatatatctcatacacatacacagtggaaccctgacactcgcgacctcgatagttggcgacttttcatttggaactgaACTAAAAGTAACTTGCCAGTAGTTCGCGAGAAGTCGCGAATGGCTCGAAAGTCCTGAGTAAGATTTCAAAACAAAGTTTGtagtaataaattatataaaaatgtttaaaaaactatttattattgtattattcatttaaagtagtaaataaaatatttatgacaggtaattaaatttttttgttgattttacactacagtacatgtacaattacCTTGTCGGAACACACATCCTGTGGATCGTGGAAATATGTTCATTTGTTTTAGAATGGTATAATTTTTTGCAGAGAAACATTTAAGGATATTGCTAAAATTactaaaattgggttaagaactTTCAAAcgcattattaaaaactggaagACAGTGGGGAATCATCATCTTCGCGAAAGAAATCTTAAACGTTTGGTGAaatcactgtaaaaaaaaaaaaaacagtagaatTCACGGGtctgtttaatagtgaaagtaagagtattttcacacacagtgcGAAGGGAACTCAAGATATTAAACATTAAGCATGAAGCATAAATGGAGGACGGTCaagtggtctgatgagtccagatttactcTGTTCCAGAGTGATCAGAGCttcagggtaagaagagaggcaGATGAACTGATGCACCAATCATGTCTAGTGCCTACCGTACAAGTCTGTGGGGtcagtgctatgatctggggttgctgcagttggtcaggtctcgCTTCAGCAACATTATGTGCCCtaagaatgaggtcagctgactacctgaaaATACTGAATGACAAGGTTAATCcatcaatgcatttttttctttcctgatggcacagtttttatttcagtttggtTTGTACCTtgttttttaagtcacggtttaGTTAAATTTTGTTAGTTaggtagaataaataaaatatacaaataaaataaatgaaatgattaCAATATACTTCttgttatattgattaaattgactAATCAATTAAACTGGCacaaattatattgattatgcagtacagaccaaaagtttggacacaccttctcattcaaagagttttttttattttcatgactatgaaaattgtagattcacactgaaggcatcaaaactatgaatgaacacgtggaattatatatggaattatatacataacaaaaaagtgtgaaacaactgaaaaatgtcatattctaggttctttaaagtagccaccttttgctttgattactgctttgcacactcttggcattctcttgatgagcttcaagaggtagtcacctgaaatggtcttccaacagtcttgaaggagttccccgagagatgcttggcacttgttggccctttgccttcactctgggtccagctcaccctaaaccatctcgattgggttcaggtccggtgactgtggaggccaggtcatctggcgcagcaccccatcactctccttcttggtcaaatagtccttgatgccttcagtgtgactctacaattttcatagtcatgaaaataaagaaaactctttgaatgagaaggtgtgtccaaacatttggtctgtactttatataattaaatgaatgataCAATTTcttaaatagtttatatttgttagacctcatttgggtaatacaggtgtgtgtgtgtgtgtgtgtgtgtgtgtgtgtgtgtgtgtgtgtgtgtgtgtgtgttttacatttaatatttcattttctaatgatatgatctacttaactgttctatttatttcagcatactttaacaaatgtctatttattccttccatccttcattcattcacaccctCGATGTGCGGAATTGTcaagattttttccttttaagaaaAACTCATAAAGCTGTACATAAATAGAGTCCATCCTGCTATACTGACTTAAAAACAAACGCGCTGCAAATCCTATTTCCGGTACGGAGCGAGTAGCCAAAGTGaaactgcgctaactctagtttctttttaatacccctggcataataataataataatgatgataatattaataatattaataataaggaAAAAGTGACACTATTTTGAAGTGCAAGggggagataaaaaaaaaaaacttgaggtccgccacttaatacaaACAGATTTTAATTATGTTCTGCCCGTAAAAACGATTGCATTCCTTATACATGTTCACCAAACTGAAAGCCCTCtaccaaaatgttttaatacagATAGCACCGTTACACATATATAATCTTCCCAGGTGAGAATCAGTAAAACTCAACAAAACTATTGTAGAACGTGTTTGTCTTTCTGACAGGGACACAGGGCAGAAATGTCCAGTTGACAATGAAGTACTGACAGAAGACCAGCTTTTTCCAGATAATTTTGCCAAGAGGGAAATCCTGTCTCTGACTGTGCGCTGCCGCAATGACGGCTGTATTGAGAAAATGGAGCTCAGACACTTTGAggtaaatgtcattttaaatatgGTAAACATTCCAGCTtgattctattctattttatatgtTGTATTAACTAAGGCATGTTTTTCCTCTGCAGAATCACTTGATCACCTGTGAATTTGCCACAATACCTTGCTGCCAGTGTATGGACCTTGTAAGGAAGAATAGTATCGAGAAACATATGAGCCAGGACTGTTTACAGCGCCTGATCACATGTCCTGACTGTGCAGAGAGTATCATCTTTGATAACAAAAAAGTAGGAGGTTACCCACGTAAAGGACTTTTCCTTAAGATTTAAAACCAACTCTTGAAGCTTTTTCATGCGCTTAAGTATACGAGCGAGACAAAGATTGAGCATTCACAGATTCCTCCCTTTagttgtctttgtttttttgcatggtTAAGTTTTACACTCCACCAAACTGAAGGCTGGACAccaatattaaatgtttatttgatcaTTACACttggtatttattttacagcctaatcagaaatgttttaaaatccgGTGTCAGCAAAAGAGGCAGCAAAGCATAAAAACATCGAATCGTAGCTTGAAATGCAGTGTATATCTTGTTTACACTGACACTGGGGACAGCCACTTGTCCACACTTTAGTACAGCACGTGTTGTTAGCAGTGTAGAATTAAGATAAGTGCTAAAAATGTCTCGTGATGTGTCGaaaccaaaacatttttataaacactAGAATGAGGTTCACCTCTTGCCTGAGGGTATTTTGTGGTATAAGCCACCGCCTTCCTGTCATCCTCACACATGACTCAAATTAATGCTGTAAATTAGCAATATAGGCTAGAAAAATGTGTGCCAAACTAAATAACTATTCATATTCTAAGCTACAgagtaataataaattacattaaccAAGTACTTTAAATTGCATTGAATTACCTAATTACATCAACCTGATTTTAATTTATGTCTCGAGCAAGAATTATTTGGTATAGAGTGAAAGAGTATGAAGTTAAGTTCGGTGTAAAAGACTACTgcgaggaaaaaaataaaggatttCTACCATGTGGTTAATGTTAAGGTCTTTTCTGCAGTTTCATGAGCAGATGTGTCCCTTTGTAAATACGGTGTGCGAGTACTGTAACATGGATTTCATTCGTGGCCAGGTGAGTAGTGCAAATGGACATCTTTTCCTAACCATTGAATATAGATCGGTGTAATCTGTTTATTAAGTGGAGCAAATCTGTTTCTTTCAGTTGTCTTCACACTGTGCCACGGACTGCTTGAAAGCTCCTGTTGCCTGCACTTTCAGCGTATTTGGTTGTCAAGAAAAGGTAAAGCTAAGCTGCAAAGATGATGCttcacactcattactcatttatttcactttggaagaaataatgcactatatgggcaaaagtattgggacacgtgacCTTTCCtcctgtatgtggttcttctctaaactgttaccacaaagctggaggcacacagttgtatagtgGATTGGATTGTATCTTTGGATGAGGTATAATATAATTTTGCGTTTACTTTGCAACccaagcctgttccagcatggcaatgcacaaagcaagctccattaagatatggtttacatgctttggagagaaagatcttgactctgctatagagctctgatctcaaccttactgaacacctttgggataaattggaacactgactgcacttcaggcctccacaccatcagtagctgactttactaacagccttgtggctcatgaacacaaaatttccacaagcacactccaaaatctagtggaacatcttcccagaagggtagAGGAAATTATGAaagagcaaattaggactaaatgtggaatgcgacgCTCAAAAAGCACGTACCAAACTTACctccaggtgtctgcaaacttttgccaatataatGTATATCAAATAGACTCGTGAAAGGATTCTTAATAAGACCCTGTATTCAGtttcattatatttgtatagtgcttttaacaatttcACGAAGAATTTCACAAAATAATTGACTCATTTTGCCTTAGATGCCGAGAAATGACCTGGCCCTACACATGCAGGAGTTCACCCAGATGCACATGCGCTTCATGGCCGACTTCCTGAGGAACCAGACTATGAATGGCCCTCTCCCTGCTTCAAACTGCAGCCCTTCTTGTTCGCCTTTGGCCGAGCATGGTGCCACTGCCAGAGCGAGTGAGCCATGCCAGTGCAACCAGGACATGCAGCAGCTACGTGAGACTGTCGTGGAACTCGAAAGCCGGCTTGTGCGCCAAGACCACCAAATACGGGAGCTGAGCATCCGCAATGATACGCAGCATACACAGGTCACGGAGCTACGCAAGAAGCTGGCATCGCTGGAAGAGAAAGTGCATGAGCTTGAAGCTCAGCAGTATCAAGGTGACTATGTTTGGAGGATAGAGGGATTTTCAGCTCACCTGCACCAACAAGAAGCTGGACAACCAGTTGTGCTCCATAGCCCACCTTTCTACACTGGGAGACCAGGCTATAAGCTGTGTCTGCGACTGCACCTGCAGACACCGAGTGCGCCACGTTGCTCTAACTACATCTCGTTGTTCGTACATACGATGCAGGGTGAGTTTGACAGCCAGCTTCCGTGGCCCCTGCAGGGTACCATCCGTCTGCTAATTCTGGACCAGGCTGAATCCCAACACCACGTTGAAATAATGGAGACCAAACCAGACCTGCAAGCTTTCCAAAGGCCCACAGTGCAGCGCAACCCAAAAGGCTTTGGCTACGTCACCTTCATGCAGCTGCAGGCACTGCGTCAACGAGGCTTTGTCAGGGACGACGTGTTGCTGGTGCGATGCGAGGTCAATCCACGCTTTGACAGCAGCCTTAGGAGAGAGGGAATGCAACCTCGAGGACCTGACCCATCCCTCTGAGCTCATCATTTTGTTATCGCGTCACAAGTTCTCAGAGACACACCCTAAtagtacatttatttgttagtttgtttcaAGAGATTATtcttacagtacagtacattacatGTAAGACTTTTGAAGCAGTGAGCTGTAAGGATTTTGGAATTGCTTTTATTATGGGCACCATCAACTcagtaaatgaaagaaataagaaatccTGAGAGCAGCTCTTTATGGTGTACTCTCAAACTtgctttctgtttgtttttgtattttatatataattttcagcACAAATCAATAACCTTTTGATtgataaaggtgtgtgtgtgtgcgtgtgtgtgtgtgtgtgagaaactaACATCTATACGTACTTCTACCTTAAATGCACTGATGGTTAAGTTCCTAAAATCCCCCTTACTGATTCATAGTGACTGTGCTGACTTAATTTCATATCCGACATacctctatttaaaaaaataataatattttcactCAACAAATAAGAAATTAAAGGTAGTCCCTAATTTATGATTGAGATGTTTGCTGATGAACTTAAAAATATTGCAAGCCTAAACATGTCCTATCCTACCCAGGATTATggtggtgatcagtatggggtagtacactgtaattaataatttaccaaattacagtatataatttacaaaaacaGAGCAATTAACAGTACAGTAATGTTTAATCTTTGCTGTTTATGTGGCAGTGGGCGCATGTTCGAGTGCCGGTTTGCGAGCCTCTGTTTCAGTGTTCCAAATTGGGCTtggaaacaccaaaaacacagaaaaaatacacaatcaAACACAGAGACAAATGAACTCTGTCGAGCTAGCAAGGCATCTCCAAAGGAGGTTGATGCGTACGTCCTGGCAGAGTCCCAATGCATCATGCAAAAATTGTAATACTTTTTATCGCTATAATCATCGTAAAATCTACAAATCGTACGTCGAACCAACTTGGGGGACTACATGTTGATGAACCATGTTaagttaaaggttttttttaccgAATTGTATTTTATGGTATTTGGATTTGTTGAATATGTGTAATTGTATCTAGCTTCAAGAATCGACCCACTGTTCATATGCCAGATATTGAAATGTCACcatttcaatgttttattttcatattattgattgatttgattttgtgTGGCTAGAatactgaaagcattttaatacataaaaaataaatcttcagGATACATCTCACTTCTTATTCCTTCTTTTCCTGAATGGTGGTGTTTTTAGTTGGAAAAATAAGAATGTTCAGCATTGTCTCAACAACTTTTGGCTTTTAAATGTGGGACTGATCTGGTCCATTTTACATGCATCTTCTATCTCAGAATGCATTCTACTTGTAACGGTGAGAAGCTGCCTGTCAGAGATGACGGATCTGCCTTTGGATTCAGTGTAACGCCGTAGGCTGCTTCCTCTCTCCACAAGCTCCTCTCCCTCATGCTCTGGTTATGGAGTCAAAAGAGACACCTCTGAAATATGCTGTGTGATCCTTATCTTGGGTTGAATTAGGCGTTTACTTTGCTTCATTTCGGTTTCATAGCCTGGCAGAGGAAGAGGGGAAGGTGAAATTATGTTAGCAAggttttaaaatgtgaaaatgctgactCTAGCATCATTTTGATACCACTTGATACTGATTagaaatatacagtgtgtgtgtgtatatatcacagacacacacacagtatgttaCTTTTGTGTTTGAAGTTCCATAGATAGGAAGAAACCACCATTTCCAACATTTTCTCAAGTCGAAAATATTCCATTGAGGGACCTCTGGGCTCATGGACTCCCTGGGCATAAACAAAGCAAATACAAGAGCACTCgataaagatgtgtgtgtgtttgtccatgtgtatgtgtttttgtggaaaAGGCACCTGCAGGACAAACAACATCTGTCTGATAGATGTGGGGAGCAGAGAAAGGTTGGTAGGGATCAGTTCCTCCAGTGGAAGCCTCATCAAGACAAGATCCCTGAAGGCAAGCAGGGCCATCTGCTTTACTGTGAATTTGTGACCCTGGGGCCaagccaaaacaaaaaacagggaAGATAAACTGGTCAGTTGGTTCAGGGTTTATGCTTTTAACCCATATTTCTTGTGTGGTTTGTGATATGCTCGAATGTCAAATATACCTGTAGTGGATAAAAATGGCTTGCAGCATGGGCAGAATTTCAGAGAAAAATCTTATCTTATTTAGAAGCTGCTTCtaccagaagaaaaaaaaacaacaactgaaaGTCAAACAAATCCTCACATTGAAAATTAATAGCCTTTTTCTTTAGGGTTCTTGCTGAAACCAGACTTCAACCAATTCCTGAATTAAAGTGCAAGAATGAATCAACAACATATCAAgaaaatttgtttttgcaaGGTTTTTGCTTCCTGTTAGAGCCACAGGGTGAGTTTATCTGAAAATCTGATTTATCATCAATACTATCTTTAATTCGATTTTAAATGTGCTGCAAAATATCTACTGAGATttatgtcgtgtgtgtgtgtgtgtgtgtgtgtgtgtgtgtgtgtgtgtgtgtgtgtgtgtgtgtgtgtgtgtgtgtgtgtgtgtgtaatatactTGTTAAAGCATAGCCctaacccattttttttttccccataagcAAAAAACACAACCTTTTATGGTGTTTATGCTCGAGCAGATCATATATAGTACCTGGAAATACTCTTCAATGAATGACcccatttgtttttaaaagccaCCTGTCAAAATAAAGGGAATGGATTTGAGATTGGTCATGTTCTTTCAGCTTTTTGCATCaccaaatatgaaatatgaattaTTGCTTTTCATACAAATCCCTACTTATTACATATATGATGTTTTCGTATCGTTTAACGCTTATACATGGcttgtctcactctctctctctctctctctctctctctctctctctctctctctctctctctatatatatatatatacacacacgtaccTGATTCTCTCATTTAAGAAGTACAGCACATTCATTTGCAGCCCTTCGCCTCGAAAGACCTTATTGACTGCAGAATAAATACTAAAACAAATTGGGCATGAGGTGTGTACAATTATTGCTagttaataataagaaaaaacgGAATAATTTGACTTTTGCAGGTCTAGTGATTTAGTTTTAAAGGTGAGGTCTGTACCTGTTCATATCATTGACACTGGAGTTAGACTGCGCTTGAGGTAATGCCTGTACAGTCATGGTGCTCGAGCTCAGCACTCACTGCTGACTCAGGTCATTTTGCTTTGCTTC contains the following coding sequences:
- the traf6 gene encoding TNF receptor-associated factor 6 — encoded protein: MACGDMHKSNPDEYPYSRCMAEMEKERESYLSPTENPSTLCVSSGLQSEQQGYDVEFDPPLESKYECPICLMGLRSAVQTPCGHRFCNSCIKKSIRDTGQKCPVDNEVLTEDQLFPDNFAKREILSLTVRCRNDGCIEKMELRHFENHLITCEFATIPCCQCMDLVRKNSIEKHMSQDCLQRLITCPDCAESIIFDNKKFHEQMCPFVNTVCEYCNMDFIRGQLSSHCATDCLKAPVACTFSVFGCQEKMPRNDLALHMQEFTQMHMRFMADFLRNQTMNGPLPASNCSPSCSPLAEHGATARASEPCQCNQDMQQLRETVVELESRLVRQDHQIRELSIRNDTQHTQVTELRKKLASLEEKVHELEAQQYQGDYVWRIEGFSAHLHQQEAGQPVVLHSPPFYTGRPGYKLCLRLHLQTPSAPRCSNYISLFVHTMQGEFDSQLPWPLQGTIRLLILDQAESQHHVEIMETKPDLQAFQRPTVQRNPKGFGYVTFMQLQALRQRGFVRDDVLLVRCEVNPRFDSSLRREGMQPRGPDPSL